A genomic segment from Spinacia oleracea cultivar Varoflay chromosome 3, BTI_SOV_V1, whole genome shotgun sequence encodes:
- the LOC110785249 gene encoding uncharacterized protein isoform X1, protein MHVQRIPSYYNLHSSKINLVNLLNNPRISLALFLPTPFSISSFFTRRRSKTTMVTASSSEGAGAFTTLADRVTHEKDIKKSKFIAIASPVYNEQSAHSFLSEVRDNRATHNCWAYKEVQKFKNLQILLLYPLKRLGINIDQTMMVNRQALLENPYIQPLILRALIELWYFGGIKLGTGGLVRAYGGVTSECLKNAPTLLVKSKVPMGVEVSFDLLGLLYHQLQSFQAADVKQDYETGKDDTTMVTFKVDFDKADSVEDAIKASCGRDILFFKH, encoded by the exons ATGCATGTACAGAGAATCCCTTCCTATTACAACCTTCATTCTTCCAAAATCAACCTTGTTAATCTGTTGAATAATCCTCGTATTTCTCTTGCTCTCTTCCTTCCGACTCCGTTCTCAATTTCATCATTTTTTACAAGAAGAAGAAGTAAAACCACAATGGTCACCGCCAGTAGCAGCGAAGGCGCCGGAGCGTTTACGACACTCGCTGACAGAGTAACGCACGAGAAAGATATAAAGAAGAGCAAATTCATCGCTATTGCTTCTCCCGTTTATAATGAACAATCTGCTCATTCCTTCCTCTCCGAG GTCCGAGATAATCGTGCTACTCACAATTGTTGGGCTTATAAG gaagtacaaaaaTTTAAGAATTTGCAAATTCTATTACTATATCCCCTAAAAAG ATTGGGGATCAATATCGATCAAACGATGATGGTGAACCGTCAGGCACTGCTGGAAAACCCATATATTCAGCCATTGATTCTTCGGGCATTGATAGAATTATG GTATTTCGGTGGTATCAAACTAGGTACCGGAGGCCTTGTTAGAGCTTATGGAGGGGTCACCTCAGAATGTTTGAAAAATGCACCGACTCTTTTAGTTAAATCAAAA GTTCCCATGGGTGTAGAGGTTTCCTTTGATCTTTTGGGGCTTCTGTACCACCAG CTTCAATCTTTTCAAGCAGCAGATGTCAAGCAAGATTATGAAACTGGAAAAGATGATACGACAATGGTGACTTTTAAAGTTGATTTTGATAAAGCTGACAGTGTAGAAGATGCTATTAAAGCTAGTTGTGGCAgagatattttatttttcaagcaCTGA
- the LOC110785249 gene encoding uncharacterized protein isoform X2, which produces MHVQRIPSYYNLHSSKINLVNLLNNPRISLALFLPTPFSISSFFTRRRSKTTMVTASSSEGAGAFTTLADRVTHEKDIKKSKFIAIASPVYNEQSAHSFLSEVRDNRATHNCWAYKIGDQYRSNDDGEPSGTAGKPIYSAIDSSGIDRIMVVVIRYFGGIKLGTGGLVRAYGGVTSECLKNAPTLLVKSKVPMGVEVSFDLLGLLYHQLQSFQAADVKQDYETGKDDTTMVTFKVDFDKADSVEDAIKASCGRDILFFKH; this is translated from the exons ATGCATGTACAGAGAATCCCTTCCTATTACAACCTTCATTCTTCCAAAATCAACCTTGTTAATCTGTTGAATAATCCTCGTATTTCTCTTGCTCTCTTCCTTCCGACTCCGTTCTCAATTTCATCATTTTTTACAAGAAGAAGAAGTAAAACCACAATGGTCACCGCCAGTAGCAGCGAAGGCGCCGGAGCGTTTACGACACTCGCTGACAGAGTAACGCACGAGAAAGATATAAAGAAGAGCAAATTCATCGCTATTGCTTCTCCCGTTTATAATGAACAATCTGCTCATTCCTTCCTCTCCGAG GTCCGAGATAATCGTGCTACTCACAATTGTTGGGCTTATAAG ATTGGGGATCAATATCGATCAAACGATGATGGTGAACCGTCAGGCACTGCTGGAAAACCCATATATTCAGCCATTGATTCTTCGGGCATTGATAGAATTATGGTAGTTGTGATCAG GTATTTCGGTGGTATCAAACTAGGTACCGGAGGCCTTGTTAGAGCTTATGGAGGGGTCACCTCAGAATGTTTGAAAAATGCACCGACTCTTTTAGTTAAATCAAAA GTTCCCATGGGTGTAGAGGTTTCCTTTGATCTTTTGGGGCTTCTGTACCACCAG CTTCAATCTTTTCAAGCAGCAGATGTCAAGCAAGATTATGAAACTGGAAAAGATGATACGACAATGGTGACTTTTAAAGTTGATTTTGATAAAGCTGACAGTGTAGAAGATGCTATTAAAGCTAGTTGTGGCAgagatattttatttttcaagcaCTGA
- the LOC110785249 gene encoding uncharacterized protein isoform X3, whose protein sequence is MNNLLIPSSPRSEIIVLLTIVGLIRLGINIDQTMMVNRQALLENPYIQPLILRALIELWYFGGIKLGTGGLVRAYGGVTSECLKNAPTLLVKSKVPMGVEVSFDLLGLLYHQLQSFQAADVKQDYETGKDDTTMVTFKVDFDKADSVEDAIKASCGRDILFFKH, encoded by the exons ATGAACAATCTGCTCATTCCTTCCTCTCCGAG GTCCGAGATAATCGTGCTACTCACAATTGTTGGGCTTATAAG ATTGGGGATCAATATCGATCAAACGATGATGGTGAACCGTCAGGCACTGCTGGAAAACCCATATATTCAGCCATTGATTCTTCGGGCATTGATAGAATTATG GTATTTCGGTGGTATCAAACTAGGTACCGGAGGCCTTGTTAGAGCTTATGGAGGGGTCACCTCAGAATGTTTGAAAAATGCACCGACTCTTTTAGTTAAATCAAAA GTTCCCATGGGTGTAGAGGTTTCCTTTGATCTTTTGGGGCTTCTGTACCACCAG CTTCAATCTTTTCAAGCAGCAGATGTCAAGCAAGATTATGAAACTGGAAAAGATGATACGACAATGGTGACTTTTAAAGTTGATTTTGATAAAGCTGACAGTGTAGAAGATGCTATTAAAGCTAGTTGTGGCAgagatattttatttttcaagcaCTGA